The following proteins are co-located in the Hydrogenispora ethanolica genome:
- the serC gene encoding 3-phosphoserine/phosphohydroxythreonine transaminase, whose translation MSKRVYNFNPGPAILPLPVLEEAQRDLLDFKGSGMSVLEVSHRGKAYEELHNETETLFKELLGAPADYRVLFMGGGASAQFALVPMNFLPAGAVADYILTGSFAEKAFEEAARVGEVHSAASSKATHYDRIPRPDEIQLSPDAAYVHITSNNTIFGTQWPVLPEFPGVPLVADMSSDILSRPFDVSKFGLIYAGAQKNLGPSGVTVVLISPEMLAKVNKNLPVIFQYTTYAKNNSLYNTPATFAVYIVNLVLKWLKANGGLAAMEQRNREKAALIYDALDASGGFYKGHAAKEFRSLMNVTFRLPGEELEAAFVSEAKQLDLIGLKGHRSVGGMRASIYNAMPVEGCRALADFMRDFAKRNG comes from the coding sequence TTGAGCAAGCGCGTTTATAATTTCAATCCCGGCCCGGCGATTCTGCCTTTGCCCGTGCTGGAGGAAGCCCAACGGGATCTGTTGGATTTTAAGGGCAGCGGGATGTCGGTCTTGGAGGTCAGCCACCGCGGCAAGGCTTATGAGGAACTCCATAATGAAACCGAAACCTTGTTCAAGGAACTGCTGGGCGCCCCCGCCGATTACCGGGTGCTCTTCATGGGCGGCGGAGCCAGCGCCCAGTTCGCTCTGGTGCCGATGAACTTTCTGCCGGCCGGGGCGGTGGCCGATTACATCCTTACCGGCAGCTTCGCCGAGAAAGCGTTTGAAGAGGCGGCCCGCGTCGGGGAAGTCCATAGCGCGGCCAGTTCCAAGGCGACCCATTATGACCGGATTCCCCGGCCGGACGAGATTCAGTTGAGTCCCGACGCCGCCTATGTCCATATCACCTCCAACAATACGATCTTCGGCACCCAATGGCCGGTATTGCCGGAGTTCCCCGGTGTGCCGCTGGTGGCCGACATGTCCAGCGATATTCTGTCCCGGCCGTTCGATGTCTCCAAGTTCGGCCTGATTTACGCCGGCGCCCAGAAAAACCTCGGACCCTCCGGCGTGACCGTGGTCCTGATCAGCCCGGAAATGCTGGCCAAGGTCAATAAGAACCTGCCGGTTATTTTCCAATATACCACCTATGCCAAGAACAACTCGCTCTATAACACCCCGGCCACGTTCGCGGTGTATATCGTCAATTTGGTCTTGAAGTGGCTCAAAGCCAACGGCGGCCTAGCCGCCATGGAGCAACGGAACCGGGAGAAAGCGGCGCTGATCTACGACGCGCTGGACGCCTCGGGCGGATTTTACAAAGGGCACGCCGCCAAAGAGTTCCGTTCCTTGATGAATGTAACCTTCCGTTTGCCCGGCGAGGAGCTGGAGGCGGCCTTTGTGAGCGAGGCCAAGCAGCTGGATCTGATCGGCTTGAAGGGCCATCGCTCGGTCGGAGGAATGCGGGCTTCGATCTATAACGCGATGCCGGTGGAAGGCTGCCGCGCCCTGGCGGATTTCATGCGCGATTTCGCCAAGCGGAACGGCTGA
- a CDS encoding transglycosylase domain-containing protein gives MFKLPRPAHWTHSNWNTVLLVAVVVVLGTLLVALGLPVPPPQLPAASEVLDRDNHLVTTFYIQNRLPIRLSEVPSFLSQAFLATEDHRFYQHHGVNLGRILKAAIHDLTRGRLEQGGSTITQQLVKNAYLDQRRTLLRKIKELFYAIKLELSLSKDQILELYLNQIYFGHGAYGIKVAAQTYFGREMKQLNQAELALLAGLPKGPAYYSPYLHPEDAQRRIAQVLERMVECRYISRTAAKRFRSQPLRLAGLRAKPRPAPYFMLLLQEEIAKLFPKDPGILETGGLRIETTLDPRLQDQAERALGKGLPRLLEDEKGLSQPQGALIAVDPSNGEIRALVGGTDFDKSQFNRATQARRQPGSSFKPLLYAEALGRGYTLASKIDRSPKLYRDGSRRYFPTDDQNAAASGLLTLREALACSSNVVAVKLLEQLGIPAIIGFAKTLGIESRLPRHLSLALGTGEMTPLELTGAYLPLANSGYKIAPTAIRRILDPQGRVIYQAPTQFKKVVSPGIAYLITQAMTGVLRDGGTAANLQQLIRRPAAGKTGTTEQNRDAWFIGYTPDLLACVYVGCDRNERPLPGAANRVAAPIWADFMNQALAGAPLRDFVIPDQVAKVTICKETGLRATAFCPAATEYFLTGTEPTTYCDKHRFIRLQVCKRSGLLPSPYCKELEERDFRLGEQPSQTCELCPKHFSIFRWLRKFFRR, from the coding sequence GTGTTTAAACTGCCGCGGCCGGCGCATTGGACCCATTCAAACTGGAATACCGTCCTTCTGGTAGCCGTGGTGGTTGTCCTGGGAACGCTGCTCGTCGCCCTCGGCCTGCCGGTGCCGCCGCCGCAGCTGCCGGCCGCCTCGGAGGTATTGGATAGAGATAATCACCTGGTCACTACCTTCTACATCCAAAACCGGCTGCCGATTCGCCTGAGCGAAGTCCCCTCCTTCCTCAGCCAAGCCTTTTTAGCCACCGAAGATCACCGGTTCTATCAACACCACGGCGTCAATCTCGGCCGGATTCTCAAGGCGGCCATTCACGATCTGACGCGCGGCCGGCTCGAACAGGGCGGCAGCACCATCACTCAGCAACTGGTCAAAAACGCTTATCTTGATCAGCGGCGGACGCTGCTCCGCAAGATCAAGGAGCTTTTCTATGCCATCAAACTGGAGTTGAGCCTTTCCAAAGACCAGATTCTGGAGCTGTATCTAAACCAGATCTACTTCGGCCACGGCGCCTACGGCATCAAAGTGGCGGCCCAAACCTATTTCGGCCGGGAAATGAAGCAGCTCAACCAGGCCGAGCTGGCGCTGTTGGCCGGATTGCCCAAAGGACCGGCCTACTACTCGCCCTACCTGCATCCTGAGGACGCACAGCGGCGGATCGCCCAAGTCCTGGAGCGCATGGTTGAATGCCGATACATCAGCCGCACCGCGGCCAAACGGTTCCGCAGCCAACCGTTGCGCCTGGCCGGCCTGAGAGCCAAACCCCGGCCGGCTCCCTATTTTATGCTGCTGCTCCAGGAAGAAATCGCGAAGCTGTTCCCGAAGGATCCCGGCATCTTGGAGACCGGCGGATTGCGGATCGAGACCACGCTCGATCCCAGACTTCAAGACCAAGCCGAGCGGGCGCTCGGAAAAGGACTGCCGCGCCTGCTGGAGGACGAAAAAGGGCTCTCCCAGCCGCAAGGGGCATTGATCGCCGTCGATCCGTCCAATGGTGAAATCCGGGCGCTGGTGGGCGGGACCGATTTCGACAAATCACAGTTCAACCGGGCAACGCAAGCCCGGCGCCAACCCGGTTCTTCTTTCAAGCCGCTCCTGTATGCCGAAGCGCTGGGCCGCGGCTACACCTTGGCCAGCAAAATTGACCGCTCACCCAAATTATACCGGGACGGATCCCGGCGCTATTTCCCCACCGACGATCAGAACGCCGCTGCCAGCGGCCTGCTGACGCTGCGTGAAGCGCTGGCCTGTTCCAGCAATGTGGTCGCGGTGAAACTCTTGGAACAACTGGGGATCCCCGCTATCATCGGTTTTGCCAAAACCTTGGGAATTGAGTCGCGGCTCCCCCGCCACCTCTCACTGGCGCTGGGGACCGGCGAAATGACGCCGCTGGAATTGACCGGAGCCTATCTGCCGCTGGCCAATAGCGGTTACAAGATTGCCCCGACCGCTATTCGCCGGATCCTCGACCCGCAAGGCCGGGTCATTTACCAAGCGCCCACCCAATTTAAGAAAGTCGTCTCCCCCGGCATCGCCTATCTGATTACCCAAGCCATGACCGGGGTGCTGCGCGACGGCGGGACCGCCGCCAACCTTCAACAGCTGATCCGCCGTCCGGCGGCTGGCAAAACCGGCACCACCGAACAGAACCGGGATGCCTGGTTTATCGGTTATACCCCGGACTTGTTAGCCTGCGTCTATGTGGGATGCGACCGCAACGAGCGGCCGCTGCCCGGCGCCGCCAACCGAGTGGCTGCGCCCATCTGGGCCGATTTTATGAACCAAGCGCTGGCCGGAGCCCCGCTCCGGGATTTCGTGATTCCCGACCAAGTCGCCAAGGTTACTATTTGCAAAGAAACGGGGCTTCGGGCCACCGCCTTCTGCCCCGCCGCCACCGAATACTTCCTGACGGGTACCGAACCCACAACGTATTGCGACAAGCACCGCTTCATCCGGCTGCAAGTCTGCAAGCGTTCCGGCTTGCTTCCCTCGCCCTACTGCAAGGAGCTTGAAGAACGGGACTTCCGGCTGGGAGAACAACCTTCCCAGACCTGCGAGCTCTGCCCCAAACATTTTTCAATCTTTCGATGGCTGCGGAAATTCTTCCGCCGCTGA
- a CDS encoding LysM peptidoglycan-binding domain-containing protein: MQFKKVLVSILVSGSIVLTAQATWGQTYYVKSGDSLYTIAARYGTTAAALQQANGLSSTEIYPGQALKIATGGAGKNSNSGSGSSYTVRAGDTLYLLSQRYGVSIDALRSANNLSGNSLMVGQQLIIPTSSGSGSGTTYRVQAGDTLYLIAQRYGTTVAALQSANGISGTNLQVGQSLKIPAGGSSNPGSSGTTYTVQSGDSLYLIAQKYGTTVDALRQANNLSGDSLSPGQTLQIPGSPSGNSGTSYYNYTLSQNDLDLLARLVTAESDGEPFSGQVAVAATILNRLRDSRYPKTISGIIYQVDNGSYQYSPVLDGRINLAASSSAIRAVQSAVSGWDPSYGANGFYNPDKTTNQWVRSHPVTTVIGNHVFFSY; encoded by the coding sequence GTGCAGTTTAAAAAGGTTCTAGTTTCGATCCTGGTTTCCGGTTCGATCGTTCTGACAGCGCAAGCAACTTGGGGACAAACTTATTATGTGAAGTCAGGCGACTCACTCTATACCATCGCAGCGCGTTACGGAACCACCGCCGCTGCCCTGCAACAAGCGAATGGACTTTCATCCACCGAGATTTACCCCGGACAAGCGCTCAAAATCGCTACCGGAGGCGCGGGGAAGAATTCCAATTCCGGTTCGGGTTCTTCCTATACAGTTCGCGCCGGAGATACTTTATACCTGCTTTCCCAGCGCTACGGAGTATCCATCGATGCGTTGCGGAGCGCCAATAACCTCTCAGGCAATTCCCTGATGGTCGGTCAACAGCTGATCATTCCGACCTCCTCCGGTTCCGGATCGGGCACTACCTATCGGGTTCAAGCCGGGGACACGCTGTATCTGATCGCCCAAAGATATGGGACAACCGTTGCCGCTTTGCAGAGCGCCAATGGCATCTCCGGAACCAACCTGCAAGTCGGGCAATCGCTCAAAATTCCGGCCGGAGGGAGCAGCAACCCGGGTAGCAGCGGAACCACTTACACGGTCCAGAGCGGCGATAGCTTGTATTTGATCGCCCAAAAATACGGGACCACGGTGGACGCGCTCCGCCAGGCCAATAATCTGAGCGGGGATTCGCTTTCGCCAGGCCAGACGCTGCAGATACCGGGCAGCCCCTCGGGCAACTCGGGTACCAGTTATTACAATTACACCTTAAGCCAAAATGATCTGGATCTGTTGGCCCGCCTGGTGACCGCCGAATCCGACGGCGAACCGTTCAGCGGACAAGTCGCGGTAGCCGCCACCATCTTAAACCGCTTGCGCGACTCGCGTTATCCGAAGACCATTTCCGGAATCATCTACCAGGTGGACAACGGCAGCTATCAGTACAGCCCGGTGTTGGACGGCCGGATCAACCTTGCGGCGTCATCCAGCGCGATTCGGGCGGTCCAGTCGGCGGTCTCCGGCTGGGATCCAAGCTACGGCGCGAACGGATTCTATAACCCCGACAAAACCACCAATCAATGGGTCCGTTCCCATCCGGTGACCACCGTCATCGGCAACCACGTTTTCTTCAGCTATTAG
- a CDS encoding response regulator → MNKQILFVDDEAASLERVKQELNGVFPDWEGEYAPSAEAALALLGERSFAVVVVDFEIARRENSKLLHVLMKRHPETIRVIAAASAARAQVMRITKAAHRFLAKPIQLDVLKCIIERNLKYRELLRNKTLIRLTTGVGKLPSFPPLYYQILRELQSPEGSLRKVGQMVAEDVALTAKVLQVVNSAYFGLSRKIMTPQQAVALLGLDVLRALVVYTYAFANFKVHPKLEDFSVKRLSQHSLLVGKLAQALAHEEQADKSLEEESLSAGILHDIGKLVLIQSPDQYLEALNYSQARGCSDFLAEYEVFGASHAEVGAYLLGLWGIPEPVVLAVAFHHHPSKLMEDGFGALTTIHAANALVNADSAGNADSAGNAGDIPGLDLFYLTQIGKRNQMAKWLPLARKVMEDSADLRLI, encoded by the coding sequence ATGAACAAGCAGATTTTATTCGTGGATGATGAGGCGGCGAGCCTTGAAAGGGTCAAACAGGAGCTGAACGGGGTTTTTCCCGATTGGGAAGGCGAATATGCCCCAAGCGCCGAAGCGGCTCTGGCGTTATTGGGCGAGCGTTCTTTTGCGGTCGTGGTGGTCGATTTCGAGATCGCGCGCCGGGAGAACTCCAAGCTCCTGCATGTGCTCATGAAACGGCATCCGGAGACGATCCGGGTCATCGCCGCCGCCAGTGCGGCCAGGGCTCAGGTCATGCGGATCACCAAAGCGGCGCATCGTTTTTTAGCCAAGCCGATTCAACTGGACGTATTAAAGTGTATTATCGAACGGAACCTCAAGTATCGAGAGCTTCTCCGGAACAAGACCTTGATCCGCTTGACGACCGGCGTCGGGAAACTGCCGAGTTTTCCGCCGCTCTATTACCAGATCCTTCGCGAACTGCAGTCGCCCGAGGGTTCCCTGCGTAAAGTCGGTCAGATGGTCGCCGAAGACGTGGCGTTGACCGCCAAGGTTTTGCAGGTGGTGAATTCCGCTTATTTTGGCTTATCCCGCAAGATTATGACCCCGCAACAAGCCGTCGCCCTATTGGGTTTGGACGTGTTGCGGGCGCTGGTGGTTTATACGTATGCCTTCGCCAATTTCAAAGTCCATCCCAAGCTGGAGGATTTCTCCGTCAAACGCCTTTCCCAGCACAGCCTGCTCGTGGGCAAGCTGGCCCAGGCCCTGGCCCATGAGGAACAGGCCGATAAAAGCCTGGAAGAGGAGTCGCTCAGCGCCGGGATCCTGCATGATATCGGGAAACTGGTCTTGATTCAATCGCCGGATCAATACCTGGAAGCGCTCAATTACAGTCAGGCCCGGGGTTGCAGCGATTTCTTGGCCGAATACGAGGTTTTCGGAGCCTCCCATGCCGAGGTCGGAGCCTATCTGCTGGGATTATGGGGCATCCCGGAACCGGTGGTGTTGGCGGTGGCTTTTCATCATCATCCATCCAAACTCATGGAGGACGGCTTTGGCGCCTTAACCACCATCCACGCGGCCAATGCGCTGGTGAATGCCGACTCCGCCGGTAATGCCGACTCCGCCGGTAATGCCGGCGATATCCCGGGGCTGGATCTCTTTTACCTGACGCAGATCGGAAAACGCAACCAAATGGCGAAATGGTTGCCGCTGGCGCGGAAAGTCATGGAGGATAGCGCGGATCTCCGCTTGATTTAA